In Xanthomonas campestris pv. phormiicola, the DNA window GGTAGCGCGCGTTTTCCGGCCGCGCGCGCCAGGCCAGCGCCTGTTGCAGCGCGCGGGCCTGCGCCGGTTCCATGTCCAGCCACTGGATTTCCACGCCGCGGCCGGCGTCGCGGTACTGCGCCAGGTCCTCCTGCAGCGGCAGCGCGACCAGGTAATACATCATGTCGCCGGCGGCGAAGCGGCTGACGAAGTCGGGCTCGCTGGGATCGAAGAAGCCGAAGTTGTACGAGGTGGCCTGGCCGCTGCGCGGATCCACCACCACGATCGCATCGTGGCCGAAGCGTTCGAAGAACACCTCGCCCGGCTGCATCGTGGCCACGCCGATGCGCGGTGCCGGTGCGGACGCGTCGTCGCTGGACGGGCCGGCAACGGGTGTTGCGGTGGCGGCGGGTGCCAGCGCGGGCGGCGCGGCCGGGTCCGCGCTGCCGGCCTGCGCGAACGCCAGCGCCGCGCAGCAGGCCAGCAGCGTGCCCAGCAGCCATTGCGGCCAGCCGCGTGCCGGCCAGCGCGACAGCGGGCGGGCGATCAAGCGTCGTCCTGCGGGTCGGGCGGCAGGATGGTGACGTGGAAGGCCTGCACCCGGCGCGCGTCGGCGCGCGCCACGCGGAACGCGAAGCGCCCCAGGGTCAGTTCCTCGCCGGTTTCCGGCAGGTGGCCGATGGCCTCGGTGACCAGGCCGCCGACGGTGTCGTAGTCGTCGTCGGAGAAGTCGGCGCCGAAGCGTTCGTTGAAATCCTCGATCGGGGTCAGCGCGTCGACCACGTACTGGCCGTCGGCCTGCGCGGCGATCAGCGAGGCTTCGTCCTCGGCATCGTCGTGCTCGTCGTCGATCTCGCCGACGATCTGCTCCAGCACGTCCTCGATGGTGACCAGGCCGGCGACGCCGCCGTACTCGTCGACCACGATCGCCATGTGGTTGCGCGAGAGCCGGAACTCCTTGAGCAGCACGTTGAGCTTCTTCGACTCGGGGATCAGCACCGCCGGGCGCAGCAGCTCGCGCACCGTGCCCGGACCGTGGTCGGCGACCACGCCGCGCAGCAGGTCCTTGGCCAGCAGGATGCCGAGGATGTCGTCCTTGTTCTCGCCATGCACCGGGAAGCGCGAATGGCCGGATTCGACCACCTGCTTCATCAGGTCGAGAAAGCGCGATTCCGCCGACAGCGACACCATCTGCGAGCGCGAGACCATCACATCGCCGACGGTGAGTTCGGACACCGACAGCGCGCCTTCCATCATGCGCAGGGTGTCGGCGGCGATCAGCCCGTCGTGCTGGGCGTCGCGCAGCACCTCGACCAGGTCGTCGCGGGTGTGCGGGTCGCCGGAGAAAACCGAGCTCAGGCGTTCCAGCCAGCCGCGGCGTTTTTCGTGGGTTTCCGGAGGGGAGCTACTAGAGTCGTCTTCTGACATGTTCTGTGGATACGGCACCCGGTCTGCCGGGCGATGTGCGCAAGTCTAGCAGGGCCAATGGGACACAGCCGCGACGCCGGCGGCGGCCGCGGCGGCGCGCGCGGGCACGGGTTCAGCCGCCGCTGGCGGGTGTGTGCAGCGGGTCCGGCGCCGGCGGCGCGTCCGGGTCCTCCGGCAGGTCCAGGCTGTAGCTGCAACCGGCCAGGGTCTGGCCGGGGTGCGACTTCACCGTGGACAGGCCGAGGATGATCGATTCGATCATCGGCGCGCCGGTCTTGGGATCGGTCACGTCGCGGCTGACCACCTCGCGGCCGAACATCGCCTTGTCCGGCGTGTCCACTGCCGCTTCCAGCTGCAGTTGCCTGGCCAAGGGGCGCGGATCGGGCAGGTCCAGGATCGCCATCACGCTGGCGCCGGCGAAGGCGATGCGCGTGGTGCTGTGGCCGAACACCTGGATCGGCCGCACCAGTTCGTATTCGCGCATGAACAGGTTGGACTGCGGCAGCGGCCGCCAGCCCTGCGCGACGGCTTTCAGCGGATCGGCCAGCAGCGGCCCCAGCGCGGCGAAATCGGCCACGCGCTGGCGGCATTCGAGCAGCGCCGGCAGGTCGATGGCGGCAGCAGGGGCGGGGGCAGCAGCGGGGGCGGCAGCAGCGGGCAGCGCGGCCGCGAGCGCGAACAACAGCAACGATGGACGGATCAACGCGCTGGACCTCGGACCGGGAAGGAGGGCGGTGCGGCGCAGCGGCCGCGCGGCCACGTTAGCGCCCGCGCCAGCGCTTGACCAGCCATTGCCGGGCTTCAGCGTTCCCCGGCGTAAGGGTCGCCCACGCCCAGGTCGGCCAGGATCTCGCGTTCCAGTTGCTCCATCGCGTCGGCCTCCTTGTCGTCCTCGTGGTCCCAGCCGAGCAGGTGCAGCACGCCGTGCACGGTCAGGTGCGCGTAATGGGCGTTGAGCGGCTTGCCCTGTTCGGCGGCCTCGCGCGCCACCACCGGCGCGCAGATCACCAGGTCGCCGAGCAGCGGCAGCTTGACGCCCTTGGGCAGGCCTTCGGGCAGCTCGGCCGGGAAGCTGAGCACGTTGGTGGCGTAGTCCTTGCCGCGGTAGTGGTGGTTGAGCGAGCGGCCTTCCTTGTCGTCGACCAGGCGGATCGCCAGGTCGGCTTCGCGGATGCGGCCCTTCAACGCCGCCGCCACCCACTTGCGGAAGCTCGCCGCCGCCGGCAATCCGGCGCGGGGCAGGGCGTAGCTGACGCCGACGTCGAGGTGGACCGGACCTTTGGTCATGGCGATACCGGCATTTCAGAGCGGACAGGAGCCGACAGTATCGCGCGTGCGGCGCGTCACCGCGACGTCCAGTCGTCGGCGGCGTAGGCGATCGCGACCACGTCGGCCGCGCCGGCCTGACGGCCGATGCCTGCGTCCTTGACCGAGCCATGGCAGTCGAAGCGCATGCGGATCACGCGGCCGGGCCGGTCGCCTTGTCGGTGAGGTCGCGCTTTTCGTAGGCGGTGACGATGCGCGCCACCAGCGGATGGCGCACCACGTCGCGCGCCTCGAAGAAGGTGAAGCTGACGCCTTCGACTTCGTGCAGCACCTCGATCGCATCGCGCAGGCCGGACTTGACGTGCTTGGGCAGGTCGATCTGGGTCAGGTCGCCGGTGACCACGGCGGTGCTGCCGAAGCCGAGCCGGGTCAGGAACATCTTCATCTGCTCGATGGTGGTGTTCTGCGCCTCGTCCAGGATCACGTAGGCGTCGTTGAGGGTGCGCCCGCGCATGTACGCCAGCGGCGCGATCTCGATGACGTTCTTCTCCAGCAGCTTGACCACTTTTTCCACGCCGAGCATCTCGTACAGCGCATCGTACAGCGGGCGCAGGTAGGGATCGACCTTCTGGCTGAGGTCGCCGGGCAGGAAGCCCAGCTTCTCGCCGGCTTCCACCGCCGGGCGCACCAGGATCAGCCGCTGCACCCGCGATTCGTTCAGCGCCTCGACCGCGCTGGCCACGGCCAGGAAGGTCTTGCCGGTGCCGGCCGGGCCGATGCCGAAGTTGATGTCGTGGCTGGCGATCTGGTGCAGGTACTTGGCCTGGTTGGCGCCGCGGCCGCGCACGGTGCCGCGCTTGACCTTGATCGCCACTTCCTGCGGCTGGTACGCGCGCTGCGCCACCTGGTCGACGTTGGACTGGTTGAGCCGCAGGTGGATTTCCTGGTCGTCGAAGGTGACGTGATCGGCCTCGACATACAGCGCCTGCAGCAGCCGTTCGGCCGCCGCCACCGCCTGCTCCGGCCCGGTCACCCGGTACACGTTGCCGCGGTTGGAGATCTCCACGCCCAGGCGCAGTTCGATCTGCCGCAAGTGCGCATCGAACGGGCCGGCCAGGTTGGCCAGGCGTTCGGTATCGGCGGGATCCAGGGTGAAGTCGCGTTGCGCAGGGGTGGTCATGGCGGGCGCAGGCCGCCGGTGGCGGCGTCGAAAACGAGGGGTGCAAAGGGTAGCGCGCAGCGCGTAGCCGGGCCAGTGCAGGGCGCGCGGCGACGGCATCTGCACACGGTCCGTCTGCGCCTGCGGGCGTCGCCGGCGCGCGCCGTGGCGGCGATGGCGATGTTGTCCATAGCAGATGTGGATCGATTGTCCGCAAGCCTGTGGACAAACGCTGCGATGCCTTGCCGAGCAAGGCCCCGGGCCGCGATGGCGAAAAGATCGCAGGGGCCCGGCGCTCGCTCCGCGGCGTTGGCCCCGAGGCGCTCGCTCGGCGCTCGCTCGCGCCCGTCGCTATCGCGCGTCCCCGCCGTGGCGGCTGCTGCGCGTGCGCGCCTGCATCCACGCCTCCGCGATCGCGCGTGCGCCGGGAGGGTCGTCCACGACCAGGACCAGTTGCCGGTGGTGATCGCTGTACTGCACGGCGATGTCGATGCCGGCGGCGGCGAGCAGGCCGGTCAGCAGGCCCAGTTGTCCTGGCGTTTCCTGATCCAGGCGCAGCAGCACCACGGGGTGCTCGGCGGCGACGCGGATGCCGTGCGCCTGCAGCACCACGCGGACCGGCGCGGCGGCGTCGAACAGGAAGTGCGCGACCGCGTGTCCGTCCACCCGCCATACCCCGCCGCCTTCGATGCTGATGCCGGCCGCGCCAAGCGCCTGGGCCATTGCCGACAGCGCGCCGGGGCGATTGTCGAGATGGATCTCCACGTCCTTCATCGCTGCGCCTCCGGCATTGCCGCGGCGTGCACGATGGTCGCGTCGCAGCGCACCGCGACGGCGCAACTGTTGGCGATGAAGCATTGCGCGTGGGCCTGCACATGCAGCGCCTGCGCGCGGGCGGCGTCGCTGTCGGCGGCGATGGTCACCCGCGGTGCCAGCGCCACCTCGCGAAAGCGTCCGCCGTGGCCGGGGCGAAGCTGCAGCCAGCCCTGCGCCTGGTCGTCGTAGGCGAGGACGCGGATGCCGGCATGCGCGCACAAGGCCAGGTAGGTCAGCATGTGGCAGGCGGCGAGGGCGCCGACGAACAGGTCTTCCGGGTTGTGCAGCGCAGGGTCGCCGCGGAACAGCGGATCGGCACTGCCTGCGAGCGGCGGCTTGCCGGCAACGTGCAGCGCGTAGTCGCGGCCGTAGCCGCGGTAGTCGCCGGTGCCGCTGCCGCGATTGCCGGTCCAGTGCAACTGCGAAGCGTAGTGGTGCAGCGTGTCGGTCATCGGCCTGCCTCGTGTGGGAGTGGCCACCGTAGGCGCCGGCGCGGCGTCTCGCTTCGTCTAGACTCGAAGCATGAGCGAAGACACTCTGCTTGCACGCGCCGGCTTCCTGCTCGGCGATCCGGCGCGCAGCCGCATGCTGGCGGCGTTGATGGGCGGACAGGCGCGCACCGCCAGCGAACTGGCGCTGGACGGCGCCGTGGCGCCATCGACCGCCAGCCGGCATCTGGCGCAACTGCTCGAAGCCGGCTTGCTCGAGGTGGTGCGGCAGGGCCGGCACCGCTATTTCCGCCTGGCCGGCGCGCATGTCGCTGCTGCGGTCGAGGCGATGATGGGGCTGGCGCCGGTACCGCTGCGGACGGTCGGCCCGGCGGATCCCGGCTTGCGCCGGGCGCGGGTGTGCTACGACCATCTGGCCGGTGCGCTGGCGATCCGCTGGCGCCAGCAGATGGAAGCGCGTGGCTACCTGCTGTGCGCCGACGGCATGGCCTTGAGCGCGGCGGGGACGGCCTGGTGTGCGACGGTCGGCATCGACGTGGCCGCGCTGCGCGCGTCGCGGCGTCCGCTGTGCCGGCCGTGCCCGGACTGGAGCGAGCGCCG includes these proteins:
- a CDS encoding CBS domain-containing protein, translating into MSEDDSSSSPPETHEKRRGWLERLSSVFSGDPHTRDDLVEVLRDAQHDGLIAADTLRMMEGALSVSELTVGDVMVSRSQMVSLSAESRFLDLMKQVVESGHSRFPVHGENKDDILGILLAKDLLRGVVADHGPGTVRELLRPAVLIPESKKLNVLLKEFRLSRNHMAIVVDEYGGVAGLVTIEDVLEQIVGEIDDEHDDAEDEASLIAAQADGQYVVDALTPIEDFNERFGADFSDDDYDTVGGLVTEAIGHLPETGEELTLGRFAFRVARADARRVQAFHVTILPPDPQDDA
- the ybeY gene encoding rRNA maturation RNase YbeY; protein product: MTKGPVHLDVGVSYALPRAGLPAAASFRKWVAAALKGRIREADLAIRLVDDKEGRSLNHHYRGKDYATNVLSFPAELPEGLPKGVKLPLLGDLVICAPVVAREAAEQGKPLNAHYAHLTVHGVLHLLGWDHEDDKEADAMEQLEREILADLGVGDPYAGER
- a CDS encoding PhoH family protein; protein product: MTTPAQRDFTLDPADTERLANLAGPFDAHLRQIELRLGVEISNRGNVYRVTGPEQAVAAAERLLQALYVEADHVTFDDQEIHLRLNQSNVDQVAQRAYQPQEVAIKVKRGTVRGRGANQAKYLHQIASHDINFGIGPAGTGKTFLAVASAVEALNESRVQRLILVRPAVEAGEKLGFLPGDLSQKVDPYLRPLYDALYEMLGVEKVVKLLEKNVIEIAPLAYMRGRTLNDAYVILDEAQNTTIEQMKMFLTRLGFGSTAVVTGDLTQIDLPKHVKSGLRDAIEVLHEVEGVSFTFFEARDVVRHPLVARIVTAYEKRDLTDKATGPAA
- a CDS encoding OsmC family protein — its product is MTDTLHHYASQLHWTGNRGSGTGDYRGYGRDYALHVAGKPPLAGSADPLFRGDPALHNPEDLFVGALAACHMLTYLALCAHAGIRVLAYDDQAQGWLQLRPGHGGRFREVALAPRVTIAADSDAARAQALHVQAHAQCFIANSCAVAVRCDATIVHAAAMPEAQR
- a CDS encoding winged helix-turn-helix domain-containing protein, which encodes MSEDTLLARAGFLLGDPARSRMLAALMGGQARTASELALDGAVAPSTASRHLAQLLEAGLLEVVRQGRHRYFRLAGAHVAAAVEAMMGLAPVPLRTVGPADPGLRRARVCYDHLAGALAIRWRQQMEARGYLLCADGMALSAAGTAWCATVGIDVAALRASRRPLCRPCPDWSERRDHVAGALGSALLARLLDTGLARRVPDSRAVQIGARGERFLSVLD